A DNA window from Pseudomonas cannabina contains the following coding sequences:
- a CDS encoding DUF3757 domain-containing protein, translating to MKARSKKSVGIVALALLMGKVYAAPTPAACPDVSVIKQHQEGQGFVYTAPAPNNQQWRGENPRGDAKDINSIAFKTANIRNRSAITGNAFVACDYEGNSSAGIRMSLETLKVATPVGKAWNGLSCSESNPSLCTFEY from the coding sequence ATGAAAGCTCGCTCAAAGAAATCAGTAGGCATTGTTGCTTTGGCACTTTTAATGGGCAAGGTGTATGCCGCTCCTACTCCTGCCGCGTGCCCGGATGTCAGCGTCATCAAACAACATCAGGAAGGGCAAGGTTTTGTGTATACGGCACCAGCCCCAAACAACCAACAATGGAGAGGCGAAAACCCGCGAGGCGATGCAAAGGACATAAATAGTATTGCTTTCAAAACTGCAAATATACGTAACCGAAGCGCGATCACAGGTAATGCATTTGTGGCGTGCGACTATGAGGGTAATAGCAGCGCAGGAATCAGGATGAGTCTTGAAACGCTCAAGGTAGCAACACCTGTGGGGAAAGCTTGGAACGGACTCAGTTGCAGTGAAAGCAACCCATCCCTCTGCACGTTTGAGTATTGA
- a CDS encoding DotH/IcmK family type IV secretion protein yields the protein MNDDTLQAFLDGIPPKDARAVVAHGEVPTHTQVWQYNGDIFVRTQQDIQTAFDQSLSSGDGTKVYRLPATPFVTLSQMGQSVTLQLDIN from the coding sequence ATAAATGACGACACCCTTCAAGCCTTTCTAGACGGAATCCCACCCAAGGATGCCCGAGCGGTGGTGGCGCATGGGGAAGTGCCAACGCACACACAAGTATGGCAATACAACGGCGACATCTTCGTGCGCACGCAGCAAGATATTCAAACAGCGTTTGATCAAAGTCTGTCCTCAGGAGATGGAACCAAAGTTTATCGGCTTCCAGCAACTCCGTTCGTAACCCTGTCTCAAATGGGCCAGTCAGTTACCCTCCAACTAGACATCAACTGA
- the traQ gene encoding conjugal transfer protein TraQ translates to MDLASMIIAAANSLTVVMWGLLWSLGALVGFVYAGTVLRRMQLASIQPGRRPMSAGGTVMVLIIGALLFNLSGTIGTVWTTFSSGQASYGAISWSGADQFGKFKEAVNAVLTLASLAGGFFCFKGLLLLKKASIDGESSNGADDLIWRALRRR, encoded by the coding sequence ATGGATCTCGCGAGCATGATTATTGCGGCAGCTAATTCGCTGACCGTAGTTATGTGGGGCCTACTGTGGAGCCTCGGAGCATTGGTTGGCTTCGTGTACGCAGGGACAGTGCTTCGCAGGATGCAGCTCGCCAGTATTCAACCAGGCCGACGCCCAATGTCCGCTGGCGGCACAGTGATGGTGCTGATCATCGGGGCTTTACTCTTTAACCTTTCGGGAACAATCGGAACAGTCTGGACGACCTTTTCCAGCGGTCAGGCGAGCTACGGAGCAATTTCCTGGAGCGGAGCGGACCAGTTCGGTAAGTTCAAAGAAGCTGTAAATGCTGTTCTGACACTCGCGAGTCTTGCTGGTGGATTTTTCTGCTTTAAGGGATTACTGCTACTAAAGAAGGCAAGCATTGATGGAGAGTCTTCCAACGGAGCAGATGATCTAATATGGCGTGCTTTAAGGAGGCGCTGA
- the traO gene encoding conjugal transfer protein TraO: protein MSTQADIGRQTKVIVAVVAVVLIGGGYLAYTWLQNHNTSNSSVRGITTDAKGTKTEESEQYRQVLNRYNQANAEQAESNGGSYMSVMSAQSVKPASSGSGQQQQPQQVNYYYQQPQQPQQVVTRNKEYDKQIAEQVKGLMSAWGEKPHGLGKSSEDATLTPSAYAQSIMPASMAGAGGSVASNQRGANGAASQKEPDVVVVPGFTLAPSILKTEIDTDENSMVRAEIATGPFAGAVCFAMGYKRINETVDMTFSYMEWKGHSYKISAKAVDPDSMRTALSGEVNNRYFERIILPALAIAIGKTGQLYEQGSAQNIITSQGAVISTYPETPNGAAVAGTFAGGIGQQAGKVLANDGANMPQKQVIRPLGSTIGIQFIGPVMASDALDKNAIQANQKEELNTLSQPAGQPKQQYRLSPSATGSGDQEGMSSGYPGFTPGLGQPNTMNSTRY from the coding sequence ATGAGTACTCAAGCTGATATTGGTCGCCAAACCAAAGTTATCGTAGCCGTAGTAGCTGTCGTGCTCATTGGTGGCGGCTATCTGGCGTATACATGGCTGCAAAATCACAATACAAGTAACTCTTCCGTTCGGGGTATCACCACGGACGCAAAAGGCACTAAAACAGAAGAAAGCGAACAATACAGACAGGTACTTAATAGATATAACCAGGCGAACGCGGAACAAGCCGAATCAAACGGTGGTTCGTACATGTCTGTAATGTCAGCACAGTCTGTTAAACCTGCCTCGTCCGGTTCAGGACAGCAGCAGCAACCTCAGCAGGTAAATTACTATTACCAGCAACCCCAGCAACCTCAACAAGTCGTTACTCGGAACAAAGAGTACGACAAGCAAATCGCAGAACAGGTAAAAGGCTTAATGTCCGCTTGGGGAGAGAAGCCCCACGGGTTGGGTAAGTCGAGCGAAGACGCCACTCTTACGCCATCTGCTTATGCTCAATCAATCATGCCAGCATCTATGGCCGGTGCTGGTGGCTCGGTTGCAAGCAATCAACGCGGAGCAAATGGGGCCGCGAGTCAAAAAGAGCCCGACGTAGTGGTAGTACCAGGGTTTACCCTTGCCCCGTCTATTCTCAAGACTGAGATCGACACTGACGAAAACTCGATGGTACGTGCGGAGATCGCAACCGGGCCATTCGCAGGTGCAGTATGTTTCGCCATGGGCTACAAACGTATAAACGAAACGGTAGACATGACGTTTAGCTACATGGAGTGGAAGGGTCACTCATACAAAATTAGCGCAAAAGCCGTTGATCCAGACAGCATGAGAACCGCACTCTCCGGCGAAGTAAACAATCGATACTTCGAAAGAATTATCCTCCCAGCACTTGCTATAGCAATCGGCAAGACAGGTCAACTTTATGAGCAAGGAAGCGCCCAAAATATTATCACCAGCCAAGGTGCTGTCATTTCGACCTATCCAGAAACTCCGAACGGTGCAGCAGTAGCCGGAACCTTTGCGGGTGGTATTGGCCAGCAGGCAGGCAAGGTTCTCGCAAATGACGGCGCAAACATGCCTCAAAAGCAAGTTATTAGACCTTTGGGCTCGACTATCGGTATCCAGTTTATTGGCCCTGTGATGGCTAGTGATGCCCTGGACAAAAATGCCATTCAAGCAAATCAGAAAGAAGAGTTGAATACCCTTAGTCAACCTGCAGGACAGCCAAAGCAACAATATCGCTTGTCACCTAGCGCAACTGGTAGCGGTGATCAAGAAGGTATGAGCAGCGGGTATCCGGGCTTTACACCTGGCCTTGGCCAACCCAACACAATGAACTCGACTCGCTACTGA